In one Plasmodium vivax chromosome 4, whole genome shotgun sequence genomic region, the following are encoded:
- a CDS encoding hypothetical protein, conserved (encoded by transcript PVX_003635A), protein MINNVFYVILVFLFFLLIIKCEYVNNEKEEVVFETDLLGGGAHHEKGTSSLEGNYADDVKIGSGTEGGAVGMQLQGEQQGEEGAQVGMALSVEGSAMSLVTMESEPKAGSVIVVEAVADGNTASGSIVAKESESKEGGHIVVEEAASSDVIRETESESGSIAMVVDPIVVDPIANDTAKGDELKAGSSVVVEETADSDAVIDVATDVVPVRSSTEESESKTDGTSFVEEAAVSNGAKGNEPKADAVHLLEEPTDGDAVKESEHIAYDVIVVEEAVDSNDLKVDEAESDGVVSVEEPKADDDVKENEHTAYGVVAVEEAADSNSAKESEPVADSLVVKEEAASSNTAKGSEPETDGAIVVEEAAASNAIREVESKPDNIAMVDEPKADDTPVVEEASVSSSTIEDEPKEDDTSIVEEPIMEEPIVSVATSEESPVSDATEESEPQADSTAIIEEPIVSSFVEEGNSKQNGVAMVDEPIVSSAAEESESKPDNTSTEEESIVSSPVEEGESNQDGVAMVEEAAVSSLPKESELKPDDIAMEEETTVSSASEESEPKTDDTAIVEESTVSSAPKEIESKPDDTATVEEAPPERRVANRRKPFLVEYQERVNQYDQVVDEIILRSLNRENYNFLNMLDEYAMRTQMSGEMYTGMRYLIKVLIGTTVVTPSYKEKKKSFNYKIEENTFKRHFVTSLFRWYNNFKLVESHFDKANYVYYVGDERVYSYRYSYRLVLNLLSSETFSFYLDLNKFTLLEILDSYNRYSFKLNNSPRYYPFHMYTGKSLSEFVGHYFEFYNHRYFEKHRHLIAEEVHHNGIKKSGNKLFAQLSRLNPNFVLYPFGGGAPSSSSASSDLSSPTASSSFASSDLSSPTASSSFASSASSASPPPRVEHYLDAEVNLVFSIFEEFLVNLLNDLYNEYYNDGVKRARREGSRVEAASSISAPVVEPLPGGDDLKEVPGEKTQWEEVAPLSEASSAELSGSLGIAAGAAGEAVGAEGSPAEGEGGESITGKHGEGEPVADKPDGREAITDQRDEGEPTTDQRDEGEPTTDQRDDPLGNELWRDLLESYKEAPKAEDLKKYNQYILKNLNKILNLSTQKERQRMEDYKNKYELKDGFIVHVATARHTPLLFNPSKDVYAYLSQMSSKKQVNFKNVYDYLMTIIRYKEGSNFYDGLLQSRRVAGGLWRGGDSPGGEVNGGASRGPSRPAKRVIERVVVHDGELSTGMKANELNANELNSFLLFIERGEEASGETAPPRAGVHSFYRSVNLSEFTPAAVNMKDQIHDQLKLLKKKYTEKLKSEATCVLAFLYLIGINDNGGKLQLPYGFPRNIDHSVRLIRKGKDGLCNFLSGILYHLNLPIFVNNSSISITTEMSEDLVDSNENALNSFFYIYYRNNGKIRNHHFLSNENRIIPKAVDNMKSKIVSYSLGSTKEDFYSKLAFTNNMIRLKYKNEDSNIFLRDYFDFTFDKKVYKNAVMKNNISPFLSSCDYLLSNILGAVVDSLKNTSVIESGVYEESISEKHRHLINNTVDHNKSLFEYFLKLADSRNSYALAALGEIYYLGNESIGIERDEVKAFEFWKKAADQGDTTSALSTGYAYLDEYKKHLRKEEVLKAMSKEDVLKMIREEKGGAAAEGVKKEHSASNKPGAAKEPGASNKPGAAKEPSGGYFPFASGGASAGLHTSAGQPAAQQGERGELGELGERGSSPERGSPVGAPNFMGTTGAAADFPSGLYGGGSAGPSAPPAQFDQSTRFAASGYASGQAGVPLGGGEQKRGKEENTADTSSSQSDDIIKKYMQELSEERNKAMKNAEQYFQKAIRNNEESVEHVLAKYNIYKFGLGTEKNLELAGDYLKKAADKGDNISQMMLGHLYSGTDIGVKVKDYDGGNKMENLKKSYKYYSLSAKSGNIISLYNKSILILKGVNPNLKTFNEKCEKTLKQFHFIGLFNERLYVLTKLLRRSYDFRDYTGSLLLSVILSELGDHPNNVNASMLWDLKRRTMQTFTERYNLVEGLLADLKRGPESGANPGRNGATPPLDRIIHRLYKKGKGGKYYSLQGKAKLKGHSILKSCAMVTRKPFEGKSVLFNVKFCRYLRDALRGGRSGGSSGGRSGGRSGGSSGGSNRAGQTQPDVHHQDVYELTQTHKQIDLFERYDQIVKSEMEKGGTPREKIQRGEKMKGTILEHFRTSEFLHCYYKPISYYQIKLEEEKRQSLKGNAQQERSNLLGRSSNHMGYNTPGQDKSQQVKDLYETEFSRYSPLLEGEDMKELFYYQNTYSSNIFEEIQSFSKNCDVCKQHYDIYSAYYGYKKSTLDLIRKYREGDEYTIKSKRKELQFLIRNSDEEDHEPLYYKALFLENNKLDSLKNILQIYLKLATDSHNACNVIGVLGIFKILFKKVFFDVTVFFSRQKAQLMRAIREGGSGGSGERGERGKHDERGKPGSAAPVPAANSLQRYLFTDLNSCALQSNFLFKSEFHNKCLNFDHLVSSNHAYSQLSYRDFFKLFYTVVASFFKAA, encoded by the coding sequence ATGATTAATAATGTCTTTTACGTTATCTtagtgtttttattttttctgttaataattaaatgtgaATATGTTAACAATGAGAAGGAGGAAGTGGTTTTCGAGACGGACCTCCTCGGGGGGGGTGCACACCACGAGAAGGGGACTTCAAGTTTAGAAGGCAACTACGCCGATGATGTAAAGATTGGAAGCGGCACCGAGGGGGGGGCTGTAGGCATGCAGCtgcagggggagcagcagggCGAGGAGGGAGCGCAGGTGGGTATGGCCCTCTCTGTGGAAGGATCCGCAATGAGCCTCGTCACTATGGAGAGTGAACCGAAGGCAGGCAGCGTCATCGTCGTGGAGGCGGTTGCTGATGGTAACACCGCCAGTGGGAGCATCGTCGCGAAGGAGAGTGAATCGAAGGAAGGTGGCCACATCGTTGTGGAGGAGGCCGCCTCGAGTGATGTCATCAGAGAAACTGAATCGGAGTCAGGCAGCATCGCCATGGTGGTAGACCCCATCGTGGTAGATCCCATCGCTAATGACACCGCCAAGGGGGATGAATTGAAGGCAGGCAGTAGCGTCGTCGTGGAGGAGACTGCAGATAGTGACGCTGTCATTGACGTTGCCACCGACGTTGTCCCTGTGAGGAGCAGCACCGAGGAGAGCGAATCGAAGACAGATGGCACCTCCTTCGTGGAAGAGGCCGCTGTTAGTAACGGTGCCAAGGGAAATGAACCCAAGGCAGATGCAGTCCACCTTTTGGAAGAGCCAACTGACGGTGACGCCGTTAAGGAGAGTGAACACATTGCCTATGACGTAATCGTCGTGGAGGAGGCAGTTGATAGCAACGACCTCAAGGTGGATGAAGCGGAGTCAGATGGAGTTGTCTCCGTGGAAGAACCCAAAGCTGATGATGACGTTAAAGAGAATGAACACACTGCATATGGCGTAGTCGCCGTGGAGGAGGCAGCTGATAGTAACTCTGCCAAGGAAAGTGAACCCGTTGCGGATAGCCTAGTCGTCAAGGAAGAGGCAGCTTCTAGTAACACTGCCAAAGGGAGTGAACCAGAGACAGATGGTGCCATCGTCGTGGAAGAGGCAGCTGCCAGTAACGCCATCAGGGAGGTTGAATCAAAGCCGGATAACATCGCCATGGTGGATGAACCAAAGGCAGATGACACCCCCGTCGTGGAAGAGGCATCTGTGAGTAGCAGCACTATAGAGGATGAACCCAAGGAAGATGACACCTCCATCGTGGAAGAACCCATCATGGAAGAACCCATCGTGAGCGTCGCCACCTCGGAAGAGTCCCCTGTGAGTGATGCTACCGAGGAGAGTGAACCCCAGGCAGATAGCACCGCGATAATAGAAGAACCCATTGTAAGCAGCTTCGTTGAGGAGGGCAATtcgaagcaaaatggggttGCCATGGTGGATGAACCCATTGTGAGTAGCGCCGCCGAGGAAAGTGAATCCAAGCCGGATAACACCTCCACCGAGGAGGAGTCCATTGTGAGCAGTCCTGTTGAGGAGGGAGAATCGAACCAAGATGGGGTTGCCATGGTGGAGGAGGCAGCTGTGAGTAGCCTCCCCAAAGAGAGTGAATTAAAGCCGGATGACATCGCCATGGAGGAGGAGACAACTGTGAGTAGCGCCTCCGAGGAAAGTGAGCCCAAGACGGATGACACCGCCATCGTGGAGGAGTCAACTGTGAGTAGCGCCCCAAAAGAGATTGAATCAAAGCCAGATGACACCGCCACCGTGGAGGAGGCCCCCCCGGAGAGGCGCGTCGCTAACAGGAGGAAGCCCTTCCTGGTGGAGTACCAAGAGAGAGTGAACCAGTACGACCAAGTGGTAGACGAAATAATACTAAGGAGTCTAAACAGAGAGAATTACAATTTCCTTAACATGTTGGACGAGTATGCAATGAGAACCCAAATGAGTGGAGAGATGTACACAGGGATGAGGTATTTAATAAAAGTGCTCATCGGAACTACGGTGGTAACTCCATCCtacaaggagaagaagaagtcatttaattataaaattgagGAGAATACCTTTAAGCGTCATTTTGTAACGTCCCTCTTCAGATggtataataattttaagttaGTAGAATCCCATTTTGATAAAGCCAATTACGTGTACTATGTTGGGGATGAACGGGTGTACTCTTATAGGTACTCCTACAGACTCGTGTTGAATTTGCTAAGCTCAGaaactttttccttttatttggACTTGAACAAATTTACCTTGCTGGAGATACTAGACAGTTACAATAGGTACAGCTTTAAGCTGAACAACAGCCCGAGGTACTACCCCTTCCACATGTACACTGGAAAGTCGCTCAGCGAGTTTGTGGGCCACTATTTTGAGTTTTATAATCACCGCTATTTTGAGAAGCACAGGCATTTGATTGCGGAGGAGGTGCACCATAATGGGATAAAGAAGAGCGGCAACAAGTTGTTTGCGCAGCTGAGCAGGTTGAACCCGAACTTTGTTTTGTACCCGTTCGGGGGGGGCGCGCCATCATcttcgtccgcttcgtcAGATTTGTCTTCTCCCACCGCTTCGTCTTCGTTCGCTTCGTCAGATTTGTCTTCTCCCACCGCTTCGTCTTCGTTCGCTTCTtccgcctcttccgcttccccccccccgcgggtgGAACACTACCTGGACGCAGAAGTCAACCTggttttttccatttttgaggAGTTCCTGGTGAACCTGCTGAATGACCTCTACAATGAGTACTACAACGACGGGGTGAAGCGCGCCAGGAGGGAGGGATCCCGCGTGGAGGCCGCTTCGAGTATCAGCGCCCCGGTTGTGGAGCCTCTACCCGGGGGGGATGACTTGAAGGAGGTTCCGGGGGAGAAGACGCAGTGGGAGGAAGTGGCGCCCCTCAGTGAGGCTTCTTCTGCGGAGTTGAGCGGGTCGCTCGGTATCGCTGCGGGAGCGgcgggtgaagcggtgggCGCGGAGGGCTCCCCGGCAGAGGGGGAGGGAGGGGAGTCCATCACTGGAAAGCATGGTGAAGGCGAACCCGTTGCGGACAAACCTGACGGAAGAGAGGCCATCACTGATCAGCGTGATGAGGGCGAACCCACCACTGACCAGCGTGATGAGGGCGAACCCACCACTGACCAGCGGGACGACCCCCTGGGCAACGAATTGTGGAGGGACCTGCTCGAGTCGTACAAGGAGGCCCCGAAGGCAGAGGACCTGAAGAAGTACAACCagtatattttgaaaaacctaaacaaaattttaaacctCTCCACGCAGAAGGAAAGGCAGCGAATGGAGGactacaaaaataaatatgagcTGAAGGACGGGTTCATTGTACACGTAGCCACGGCTAGACACACGCCCCTGCTGTTCAACCCGTCGAAGGATGTCTACGCGTATCTCAGCCAGATGAGCAGTAAGAAGCAggtgaattttaaaaatgtgtatgaTTATTTGATGACGATTATAAGGTACAAGGAGGGGAGCAACTTTTATGACGGCTTGTTGCAGAGTAGGCGGGTAGCGGGGGGGCTCTGGCGCGGGGGCGACTCTCCAGGTGGAGAGGTGAACGGAGGGGCAAGCAGGGGACCTAGCCGACCCGCCAAACGGGTGATCGAGCGGGTGGTCGTCCATGATGGGGAGTTGTCCACTGGGATGAAGGCAAACGAGTTGAACGCAAACGAGCTgaattcctttttgctgtttATCGAGCGCGGGGAAGAGGCCAGCGGGGAGACCGCCCCACCTCGCGCAGGCGTGCACTCCTTTTACCGAAGCGTAAACCTGAGCGAATTCACCCCCGCGGCGGTCAACATGAAGGACCAAATCCACGACCAGCTGAAGttgctgaagaagaagtatACAGAGAAGCTAAAGAGTGAAGCGACGTGCGTTCTGGCCTTCCTATACCTAATTGGAATAAACGATAACGGGGGGAAGTTACAACTGCCTTATGGGTTCCCCAGAAATATTGACCACTCAGTTAGGCTTAtaagaaagggaaaggatGGGCTGTGTAATTTCTTAAGTGGTATACTGTACCATTTGAACCTACCAATATTTGTAAACAATTCTTCCATTTCTATAACGACAGAGATGAGCGAGGATCTGGTAGATTCAAATGAGAACGCGCTGAAtagctttttttatatatactatagAAACAATGGGAAGATAAGGAACCACCATTTTCTGTCGAATGAAAATAGGATAATCCCAAAGGCGGTGGATAATATGAAGTCGAAGATCGTGTCCTACTCCCTGGGTTCTACGAAAGAAGATTTTTATAGCAAGCTGGCCTTCACCAATAATATGATCAGActgaaatacaaaaatgaagacagCAACATTTTCCTGAGGGACTATTTTGACTTTACCTTTGACAAGAAGGTATACAAAAATGCGgtaatgaaaaataacatttctccttttctatCCTCCTGTGATTATCTGCTGAGCAACATCCTCGGGGCAGTGGTGGACTCGCTGAAGAACACCTCTGTCATTGAGAGTGGGGTGTACGAGGAGAGCATCAGTGAGAAACATAGGCATTTGATCAACAACACCGTAGACCATAATAAGAGTTTATTTGAGTACTTTTTGAAGCTAGCTGATAGTAGGAATTCCTACGCGCTTGCCGCCCTGGGGGAGATTTACTACCTGGGGAATGAAAGCATAGGCATTGAACGTGATGAAGTGAAGGCCTTTGAGTTTTGGAAGAAGGCGGCAGACCAGGGGGATACCACTTCTGCGCTGTCCACGGGGTATGCCTACCTCGATGAGTATAAGAAGCATTTGCGGAAGGAGGAGGTTCTCAAGGCGATGAGTAAGGAGGACGTGCTGAAAATGATTAGGGAGGAGAAGGGCGGCGCGGCTGCggagggggtgaagaaggaacATAGCGCATCGAATAAACCGGGTGCTGCGAAAGAACCAGGTGCTTCGAATAAACCGGGTGCTGCGAAAGAACCGAGTGGGGGCTACTTCCCCTTCGCGTCTGGAGGCGCGTCTGCTGGGCTGCACACCTCGGCAGGGCAACCCGCCGCGCAGCAGGGCGAGCGGGGCGAACTGGGCGAACTGGGCGAACGGGGATCTTCCCCGGAAAGGGGTTCCCCAGTTGGGGCCCCTAATTTTATGGGTACCACCGGCGCGGCTGCTGACTTTCCCAGCGGCCTGTATGGCGGGGGGTCCGCCGGGCCATCCGCTCCCCCTGCGCAGTTTGATCAGTCCACCCGATTCGCAGCCAGCGGGTATGCGTCGGGCCAAGCGGGGGtacccctcggggggggcgaacaaaagaggggaaaagaagagaaCACAGCTGATACGTCCAGCAGCCAAAGCGATGACATCATCAAGAAATACATGCAGGAGCTGAGCGAGGAGAGGAACAAAGCAATGAAAAACGCGGAGCAGTACTTCCAGAAAGCCATTCGAAATAATGAAGAGAGTGTGGAGCACGTTCTGGCCAAATACAACATTTACAAATTCGGGCTTGGCACAGAAAAGAACCTCGAGTTGGCTGGAGATTATCTGAAGAAGGCGGCCGATAAAGGAGACAACATTTCTCAGATGATGCTGGGCCATTTGTACTCCGGAACGGACATTGGGGTTAAGGTAAAGGACTATGatggggggaacaaaatggaaaatttaaagaaatcaTATAAGTATTATAGCTTGTCAGCGAAGAGTGGAAATATTATTTCGCTGTACAATAAGAGCATCTTAATCCTTAAAGGGGTGAACCCTAATTTGAAGACCTTCAATGAGAAATGTGAAAAGACGCTGAAGCAGTTTCATTTCATAGGACTGTTTAATGAGCGGTTGTATGTGCTGACTAAGTTGCTCAGGAGGAGCTACGATTTTAGGGACTACACCGGTTCGCTTCTACTATCTGTTATTCTTTCCGAGCTGGGCGACCACCCCAACAATGTGAATGCCTCCATGCTGTGGGATTTGAAGCGGAGAACCATGCAGACGTTCACGGAGAGGTACAACCTGGTCGAGGGGCTTTTGGCGGACCTTAAGAGGGGCCCCGAAAGCGGTGCCAACCCCGGCAGAAACGGCGCTACTCCCCCTTTGGACCGAATAATCCACCGGCTGTACAAGAagggaaagggggggaagtactACTCCCTGCAGGGGAAAGCCAAACTGAAGGGGCactccattttgaagagcTGCGCGATGGTCACGAGGAAGCCGTTCGAGGGGAAGAGCGTTCTGTTCAACGTGAAGTTTTGCCGCTACTTAAGGGACGCGCTACGCGGTGGTAGAAGCGGAGGTAGCAGCGGGGGTAGAAGCGGGGgtagaagcggaggaagcaGCGGGGGAAGCAACCGGGCAGGGCAAACCCAGCCAGACGTGCACCACCAGGACGTGTACGAACTAACCCAGACGCACAAACAAATCGATCTCTTCGAAAGGTACGACCAGATTGTGAAAAGCGAAATGGAGAAGGGGGGCACCCCCCGAGAGAAGATACAAAGAGGTGAGAAGATGAAGGGGACCATTCTGGAGCACTTCCGAACGAGCGAATTCCTACACTGTTATTATAAACCCATTTCGTATTATCAAATTAAGttggaagaggagaaaaggcaaagtTTGAAAGGGAACGCCCAACAGGAGAGGAGCAACCTCCTCGGGAGAAGTAGCAACCATATGGGGTACAACACCCCTGGGCAGGACAAATCCCAACAAGTGAAAGATCTCTACGAAACGGAATTCTCCAGATATTCTCCCCTCCTAGAAGGTGAAGATATgaaggaattattttattaccaAAATACCTATTCTTCTaacatttttgaagaaatccAGAGCTTCTCCAAAAACTGCGACGTTTGCAAGCAGCACTACGATATATATTCTGCCTACTATGGGTACAAGAAATCCACCCTCGATTTGATTAGGAAGTACCGAGAGGGGGATGAATACACCATAAAGAGTAAGCGGAAGGAGCTGCAGTTTCTCATTAGGAACTCGGATGAGGAGGACCACGAGCCGCTCTACTACAAGGCCCtgtttttggaaaataacaaattagaCAGCTTGAAGAACATTTTGCAGATTTATTTGAAGCTGGCTACGGACAGCCACAACGCTTGCAACGTGATTGGCGTGCTGGGcatcttcaaaattttgtttaagaAGGTCTTCTTCGACGTCACTGTCTTCTTCAGCAGGCAGAAGGCGCAGCTCATGCGCGCCATtcgcgaggggggaagcggcgggagTGGTGAGCGCGGTGAGCGTGGTAAACATGACGAGCGTGGCAAACCTGGCAGTGCGGCCCCTGTGCCAGCGGCCAACTCGCTCCAGAGGTACCTCTTCACCGACCTGAACTCCTGCGCGCTGCAAAGCAACTTCCTCTTCAAATCCGAGTTTCACAACAAGTGCCTAAACTTCGACCATTTGGTGAGCAGCAACCACGCATATTCGCAGCTCAGCTACCGCGACTTTTTCAAGCTCTTCTACACCGTCGtcgcctccttttttaaggcAGCATAG
- a CDS encoding hypothetical protein, conserved (encoded by transcript PVX_003630A) → MSTPDELTALIQNLQKCNNTSESINFDLASTIQEFLNCLDRNVLEELEGGAHEGEKERESDREREKEGEREREQDVANSFTSAAIFVENCVKIFGLKIEHLHNLAHNTLYNIYRENKHSNAGKKHMVMSDEEEYLFINEVKNLKSCPGESEPCMEEDLLVKTIPLPTFLFSENVKKKEGAAEVDSELGIDLSADLDTPRRSDNGSGTDDRRGHSNLSKESEEAAREANGETDSIASSPAWRKGENDRLTEEAEEVLEQNSLKPLNFDKMYLENDGILLLDINDYNVFINDEYDMSILNQNSSMLFEKYDFSCSRHSTYLSPANLTKYIEREKTVGDIYRTYHFNDILSDDLCSDVFLFKSDFSHYDLALGIIKSKKYLLSRFKEQKKYLYVLDENAHMDKDRVGTSTIEKNDIKRKLPHYYMLNCQNIKRAQDFFTYMQPSQIIDIITRNARRRYLSCLPSGETSQGGQSGNAAGADSPVGGAASHTSPPATPAPPPPGRSTDQKLFEQIKIPDIYVQKLGLNFRYYHLEPLIYNLIKELKKKKNVEKYFSLNLFDEQNNYDFDILQDEEYADEQNEGNAAAEGEGNLTDENFLDVRSLNGDMVGGMMGGMMGGMMDDIPLDVFEKKDSSDAFFASFDEDIHDRVNKWNAFLEEKLQLLRSHPKYDVDQYKKNIIHHTLNSGAKTPLCNLIKDREPYQVCRNFLTTLMLINTNMLQISEVNQHSQSNDVSNYQINVKKENVQEYLGSSKRFKNASFAIKDKKRKTASKGGTRNAKPAKKKPHKD, encoded by the exons ATGTCGACGCCCGACGAGCTGACCGCCCTCATCCAGAATCTGCAAAAGTGCAACAACACGAGCGAGTCGATCAACTTTGACCTGGCGAGCACCATCCAGGAGTTCCTCAACTGCCTGGATAGGAACGTACTGGAGGAGCTCGAGGGGGGAGCGcacgaaggggagaaggagcGGGAGAGTGACAGAGAGCGGGAGAAGGAGGGTGAACGAGAGCGGGAACAAGACGTGGCGAACAGCTTCACCTCAGCGGCCATTTTCGTGGAAAACTGCGTCAAAATCTTCGGCCTGAAAATCGAGCACTTGCACAATTTGGCCCACAACACGCTCTACAATATTTACAGAGAGAACAAACACAGCAAtgcggggaagaagcacatGGTCATGTCCGACGAGGAGGAGTACCTGTTCATTAACGAAGTAAAGAACTTAAAGAGCTGCCCCGGGGAGAGCGAGCCGTGCATGGAGGAGGACCTGCTCGTCAAGACGATTCCGCTGCCCACGTTTCTCTTTTCGGagaatgtgaagaagaaggagggcGCCGCGGAGGTGGATAGCGAGCTGGGCATCGACTTGAGCGCCGACTTGGACACCCCCCGCCGCAGCGACAATGGAAGTGGCACTGACGATCGCAGGGGTCATTCCAACCTGTCAAAGGAAAGCGAAGAAGCTGCGAGGGAGGCGAACGGGGAAACCGATTCCATCGCGTCGTCCCCCGCGTggaggaagggggaaaatgaccGCCTGACCGAGGAAGCAGAGGAAGTGCTCGAACAGAATTCCCTAAAACCGCTAAACTTTGACAAAATGTACCTCGAAAACGACGGAATTCTTCTCCTAGACATCAACGATTATaacgtttttataaatgacgAATACGACATGTCCATTTTAAACCAAAACAGCTCCATGCTCTTCGAAAAATACGATTTCTCTTGCTCCAGACATTCCACCTATTTGTCTCCTGCCAATCTGACCAAGTACATTGAGAGGGAAAAGACGGTGGGAGACATCTACAGAACTTACCATTTTAATGACATCCTGAGTGACGATTTATGCTCAgacgtcttcctcttcaagaGTGACTTCTCCCATTATGACCTCGCCCTAGGCATTATCAAGAGCAAGAAGTATCTGCTAAGCAGGTTTAAGGAGCAGAAGAAGTACCTGTACGTTCTGGATGAGAATGCCCACATGGACAAGGACAGGGTGGGCACTTCCACAATAGAAAAGAATgacataaaaaggaagttaCCGCACTACTACATGCTCAACTGCCAGAATATCAAACGTGCGCAGGATTTCTTCACCTACATGCAGCCCAGCCAAATTATAGACATCATCACCAGGAATGCGCGGAGGAGATACCTTTCGTGCCTCCCGAGTGGGGAGACTTCCCAGGGGGGGCAAAGTGGCAACGCGGCTGGGGCGGACTCGCCAGTGGGAGGCGCTGCTTCACACACTTCTCCACCCGCTACACCCGCTCCACCCCCCCCGGGCCGCTCCACCGACCAGAAGCTGtttgaacaaataaaaatccCAGACATCTACGTGCAAAAGCTGGGGCTCAACTTTCGCTACTACCACCTGGAGCCCCTCATCTACAACTTAATAAAAgagctgaagaaaaaaaaaaacgtcgaGAAATACTTCTCCCTAAATTTGTTTGACGAGCAGAACAATTACGACTTTGACATTCTGCAGGACGAGGAGTACGCGGATGAGCAGAACGAGGGAAACGCAGCCGCCGAGGGGGAGGGCAACTTAACAGATGAAAACTTCCTGGATGTGAGATCATTAAATGGTGACATGGTGGGTGGCATGATGGGCGGCATGATGGGCGGCATGATGGATGACATTCCGCTGGACGTCTTCGAGAAGAAGGACTCCTCCGACGCGTTTTTCGCCTCCTTCGACGAGGACATTCACGACCG ggtCAACAAGTGGAACGCCTTCCTCGAAGAGAAGCTGCAGCTCCTGAGGAGCCACCCCAAATATGATGTAGACCAGTACAAGAAAAACATCATCCACCACACCCTCAACAGCGGAGCGAAAACCCCCCTCTGCAACCTCATCAAAGATAGGGAGCCCTACCAAGTGTGCAGGAACTTTCTCACCACCCTCATGCTCATCAACACGAACATGCTTCAAATAAGTGAAGTCAATCAGCACAGCCAATCCAACGACGTGAGTAACTACCAAATtaatgtgaaaaaggaaaacgtgCAGGAGTACCTTGGCTCATCCAAGAGGTTCAAAAATGCCAGCTTCGCCATAAAGGATAAGAAGAGAAAGACCGCCTCCAAGGGCGGGACGCGGAATGCCAAGCCCGCCAAGAAGAAGCCGCACAAGGATTAG